One Gloeocapsopsis sp. IPPAS B-1203 DNA window includes the following coding sequences:
- a CDS encoding serine/threonine-protein kinase produces MQPPIPLESVLQNRYRIIQVLGQGGFGRTYLAQDQGRFNELCALKELIPNQNDDFHLEKSKELFQREAATLYQIQHPQVPQFRANFEEDQRLFLVQDYVEGKTYHELLEERIAQGQTFSEVAVLQLIRQLLPVLAHLHTRGIIHRDISPDNIILRESDNKPVLIDFGVVKELATQFQSANNSPQPTTVGKLGYAPSEQLQTGKAYPNSDLYALAVTAIVLLTGKEPQELFDDTELTWNWQQWATITPEFTEVLNRMLSVRPGDRYQSVVEVAKALSSVDRLNATNPQLPNLHRKAIANTEESSSLSEPVTPEVSQIQTIAVGRRPNLIGSNSRQSRQSDPVIPVPRKREIWENPWAVIGIGLCVALVAGFGSLFLVSYFLSNRTPEPQSFPSPIVPESPTPTPTVTETPSPEPTTFSQQLDLVPGATASVSGTLQANGTANYTFNGEQGQQLSTALAQEGVLLTVLGPNQAPIEELARRVTRYQGTLPFTGEYTIQLSPVQGIEESNYQLDVLLENPVLPTPTPTETPPSTVIPTVVPERISVNPGEVVTPSGITEPQQITRYLVNVQEGQVLSVAVTQGAVTLDIRDPDGQLIEGATNLLNWQSQVSRSGDYQIDMIPTANEDIEFTVNIGIENLQ; encoded by the coding sequence ATGCAACCACCTATTCCACTGGAAAGTGTACTACAAAACCGCTACCGAATAATTCAAGTTTTGGGTCAGGGAGGATTTGGTCGTACTTATTTAGCGCAAGATCAAGGACGCTTCAATGAACTATGTGCATTAAAAGAATTAATACCTAATCAAAACGACGATTTTCATCTTGAAAAATCAAAAGAGTTATTTCAACGCGAAGCAGCGACTTTGTACCAGATACAGCATCCTCAAGTACCACAATTTCGTGCCAATTTTGAAGAGGATCAACGTTTGTTTCTGGTGCAGGATTATGTTGAAGGAAAAACCTATCACGAGTTGTTGGAAGAACGCATTGCCCAGGGACAAACTTTTTCAGAGGTGGCTGTCTTACAGTTAATTCGACAATTATTACCTGTACTAGCACATTTACACACCCGTGGTATTATTCACCGCGATATTTCACCAGACAATATTATTTTGCGCGAAAGTGATAATAAACCAGTATTGATTGATTTTGGTGTTGTCAAAGAATTAGCAACGCAATTTCAATCAGCCAATAATTCACCACAACCTACAACTGTAGGTAAATTAGGTTATGCACCAAGCGAACAACTGCAAACAGGAAAAGCTTACCCTAATAGCGATCTGTATGCTTTAGCTGTAACTGCCATTGTCCTGCTGACAGGAAAAGAGCCTCAAGAGTTATTTGACGATACCGAACTGACATGGAACTGGCAACAATGGGCAACTATCACGCCAGAATTTACTGAAGTCTTAAATCGCATGTTGAGTGTAAGACCAGGCGATCGCTACCAATCAGTGGTAGAAGTTGCGAAAGCTTTATCTTCAGTTGATCGTCTCAACGCGACAAATCCGCAACTTCCCAATCTACACCGCAAGGCGATCGCCAATACTGAAGAATCATCAAGTCTTTCCGAACCTGTTACGCCGGAAGTATCGCAAATTCAAACAATTGCTGTAGGTCGTCGTCCTAATTTAATTGGTTCAAATTCTCGTCAATCTAGACAGTCTGATCCAGTAATTCCTGTACCGCGAAAACGCGAAATTTGGGAAAATCCTTGGGCTGTGATTGGAATTGGGCTTTGTGTTGCTTTGGTGGCTGGCTTTGGTTCATTGTTCTTAGTCAGTTACTTTTTGAGCAACCGTACTCCAGAACCACAATCATTTCCCTCTCCTATAGTTCCCGAAAGCCCGACACCAACTCCAACGGTCACTGAAACACCTTCTCCTGAACCGACAACTTTTAGTCAACAGTTGGATCTTGTCCCTGGCGCAACAGCAAGTGTTTCCGGTACACTACAAGCTAACGGAACAGCTAACTACACCTTTAATGGCGAACAAGGACAACAACTTAGTACGGCTCTTGCACAAGAAGGCGTTCTGTTGACTGTGTTAGGACCAAATCAAGCACCCATCGAAGAATTAGCCCGAAGAGTCACGCGCTATCAAGGCACATTGCCATTTACTGGAGAATATACGATTCAATTAAGCCCTGTGCAAGGAATTGAGGAAAGCAACTATCAACTTGATGTTTTACTGGAAAATCCAGTTTTACCGACACCAACGCCTACAGAAACGCCACCATCAACAGTTATCCCCACAGTCGTCCCCGAACGAATTAGTGTCAATCCTGGAGAAGTAGTCACACCATCAGGGATCACAGAACCACAGCAAATAACACGCTACTTAGTTAACGTACAAGAAGGGCAAGTTTTATCGGTGGCAGTAACCCAAGGTGCAGTGACTTTAGATATTCGCGATCCGGATGGTCAATTAATTGAAGGCGCTACCAATTTGTTGAACTGGCAATCGCAAGTATCGCGTAGCGGTGATTATCAAATTGACATGATTCCGACGGCGAACGAGGATATCGAGTTTACTGTGAATATCGGTATCGAAAATTTACAATAG
- a CDS encoding NUDIX hydrolase yields the protein MHKPGEIRVLALGLVRDSERIFLSQGYDPGKQQTFYRAMGGGVDFGETSREALQREFYEEIQAEITNIRYLDCNESLFTYNDKPGHEILFIYECDFVDPKFYQIDTLDFKEGKRKKTALWVECDRFKTGELKLVPEVFLNYL from the coding sequence ATGCACAAACCTGGTGAAATTCGGGTATTAGCCTTGGGATTGGTGCGAGATAGCGAACGCATTTTTCTTTCTCAAGGCTACGATCCTGGTAAGCAACAAACTTTTTATCGCGCGATGGGCGGCGGTGTTGATTTTGGAGAAACTAGCCGTGAAGCCTTACAACGGGAGTTTTACGAAGAAATTCAAGCGGAAATTACCAATATTCGCTACCTTGACTGTAACGAAAGTTTGTTTACTTACAACGATAAACCAGGTCACGAAATTCTTTTTATCTATGAATGCGATTTTGTAGACCCCAAATTTTATCAAATAGATACGCTTGATTTTAAAGAAGGTAAACGGAAAAAGACTGCACTTTGGGTAGAGTGCGATCGTTTTAAAACTGGAGAACTCAAGTTAGTTCCTGAAGTGTTTCTCAATTATTTATAA
- a CDS encoding NAD(P)-dependent oxidoreductase → MSDRIHESENLPGRVVVTSSDDLAQRIADHFSPGTVITLPHDRVVLDAPDTFVLVPGIQPVDAALMGRLPQLRLVQRSGVGVENVDIAAATQRGIYIANVPSPGTGNAESVAELVILHMLALARNYRGSELDWNQPEGQSLWKKRVGIYGLGGIGQAIARRLRAFEVQLLGIKRQLDPQLAHTLGLEWLGTPKERSHLLQHSDFVIIAASADNVTQPFGWEDFQQMKSNAYLINVTRGAWIDENALVKALQNKVIAGAGLDVFQQEPLAPDSPLLQANLNLTLTPHLGGHTDTAATGIAKAVVANILRVAQGQPPENCLNVEVQG, encoded by the coding sequence ATGAGCGATCGCATACACGAGTCTGAAAATCTTCCTGGGCGTGTTGTTGTTACATCTTCTGATGACTTAGCACAGCGGATTGCTGATCATTTTTCTCCTGGGACTGTCATTACATTACCGCATGATCGCGTTGTTCTCGATGCACCAGATACGTTTGTTTTAGTTCCAGGTATTCAACCTGTTGATGCTGCGCTGATGGGTCGCTTACCGCAGTTGCGTCTTGTTCAGCGATCAGGAGTTGGTGTCGAAAACGTTGATATTGCTGCGGCGACACAGCGCGGGATTTATATTGCCAATGTTCCTTCACCTGGTACGGGTAATGCTGAATCAGTTGCAGAACTTGTAATATTACATATGCTAGCTTTAGCGCGTAACTATCGCGGTAGTGAACTTGACTGGAATCAACCTGAAGGACAAAGTTTGTGGAAAAAAAGGGTTGGTATATATGGTTTAGGAGGTATCGGACAAGCAATTGCACGCAGATTACGGGCTTTTGAGGTTCAATTATTAGGAATTAAGCGACAACTCGATCCACAATTAGCGCATACGCTTGGTTTGGAGTGGTTGGGAACACCTAAAGAGCGATCGCACTTACTACAACACTCCGATTTTGTGATTATTGCGGCTTCAGCGGATAATGTCACGCAGCCTTTTGGTTGGGAAGACTTTCAACAAATGAAATCTAATGCGTATCTGATTAACGTGACTCGCGGTGCGTGGATAGATGAAAACGCATTGGTAAAAGCCTTGCAAAATAAAGTCATTGCAGGTGCGGGACTTGATGTCTTTCAACAAGAACCATTAGCACCCGATTCCCCACTATTGCAAGCAAACTTGAATTTAACACTGACGCCGCATTTAGGCGGACACACCGATACTGCTGCAACGGGAATTGCTAAGGCTGTCGTAGCAAATATTCTACGCGTAGCGCAAGGTCAACCACCCGAAAATTGTCTTAACGTGGAAGTACAGGGATAA
- the rsmG gene encoding 16S rRNA (guanine(527)-N(7))-methyltransferase RsmG: MVTSPLLPQMLDVWQQMNWQPTAAQQKKFQRLYELILAGNRQLNLTRITEPIEFWEKHLWDSLRGIAPLLSTQDTDIKIIDIGTGAGFPGIPVAIALPNHVTLLDSTRKKITFLDNLLAELDIQNATTLVGRAETINKLPQHHQSYDVALIRAVGSPLLCAEYTLPLLEPNGLAVLYRGQWTTDETEALQTKVKQLSGVIEKIEEFVTPLSNSVRHCVYLRKIF; the protein is encoded by the coding sequence ATGGTAACATCACCACTGCTGCCGCAAATGTTGGATGTATGGCAGCAAATGAATTGGCAACCGACAGCAGCACAACAAAAGAAGTTTCAACGCCTTTACGAATTGATTTTGGCAGGTAATCGTCAGTTGAATTTAACGCGAATTACAGAACCAATCGAGTTTTGGGAAAAGCATTTGTGGGATTCACTGCGCGGAATTGCCCCCTTACTATCTACTCAAGACACTGATATTAAGATCATTGATATTGGTACAGGTGCAGGTTTTCCAGGAATTCCCGTGGCGATCGCCCTTCCCAATCACGTTACCCTCCTCGACTCAACACGCAAGAAAATAACTTTTCTCGATAACCTCTTAGCAGAACTTGATATCCAAAATGCGACTACCTTAGTGGGTAGAGCAGAAACGATCAATAAACTTCCTCAACATCATCAAAGCTACGATGTTGCACTAATTCGGGCTGTAGGTTCGCCATTACTGTGTGCTGAGTATACCTTGCCATTGTTAGAACCAAATGGTTTAGCCGTTCTCTATCGCGGACAGTGGACAACAGATGAAACTGAAGCTTTGCAAACTAAGGTTAAGCAGTTGAGTGGTGTAATCGAGAAGATTGAGGAGTTTGTTACGCCTTTAAGTAATAGCGTTCGCCACTGCGTGTATTTACGGAAAATTTTCTGA
- a CDS encoding Uma2 family endonuclease — protein MQLALKYLVTPDIATVTSDTDILLSVPTGKSVLLENVDWQTFEKILTQLGDHRAARLAYDRGTLEIMAPLPEHEYYKEAVGDLVKDLADVLDVDYETLGSTTWKRPDLLAGVEPDNCFYFQHELEIRGKLDFDLTQDPPPDLVLEIDITSKSLDRMPIYARLGVPEIWRYDKGQIKIYQLQGETYTETDISLAFPLIRVQQIIPFIQQHQASGKKAMRRAFREWVRLQIE, from the coding sequence ATGCAGCTTGCCTTAAAATACTTGGTTACTCCAGACATAGCAACCGTAACATCTGACACTGATATTCTGCTAAGTGTACCAACGGGAAAAAGTGTCTTATTAGAAAATGTTGACTGGCAGACTTTTGAAAAAATACTAACTCAATTGGGCGATCATCGTGCTGCTCGACTTGCGTATGACCGAGGAACTCTAGAAATTATGGCTCCATTACCCGAACATGAATACTACAAAGAAGCAGTTGGAGATTTAGTTAAAGATCTTGCAGATGTCCTCGATGTTGATTACGAAACGCTTGGTTCGACAACTTGGAAACGCCCAGATTTGCTAGCAGGAGTAGAACCTGATAACTGTTTTTACTTTCAGCATGAGTTAGAAATTCGCGGTAAATTAGATTTTGATCTTACCCAAGATCCACCACCCGATTTAGTCTTAGAAATTGACATTACAAGCAAGTCACTTGATCGCATGCCTATTTATGCAAGATTAGGCGTTCCTGAGATTTGGCGTTACGACAAAGGACAAATTAAGATCTATCAACTTCAGGGCGAGACATATACTGAAACAGACATTAGTCTTGCTTTTCCTCTGATTCGAGTACAGCAAATTATTCCTTTTATTCAGCAACATCAAGCCTCAGGAAAAAAAGCAATGCGCCGTGCTTTCCGTGAATGGGTTAGGCTACAGATAGAGTAA
- a CDS encoding Sll0314/Alr1548 family TPR repeat-containing protein: MRKKWFLAVQHAFAALASTTLVTLSLGFNPTLAQDPFRATNPRQIGDNTEAAFRAIFEQGNYQAAANYLNQAEASEPNEPLAYAMRASLAYTLNDDINAFSNYGKQTLETGRQLISQDPLRGNLYAAVGHFLQGAAALAQEGTVRGTPRALSELRQVYSYLDQAEAVAPNDPELNLLRGYMDLMLAVNLPFSSPQQAIDRLVKFAGPRYLADRGLAIGYRDLDQYTQALTYVERALQATPENPELYYLKAQILAEQGNKQNNPSAIKAAVENFDRSLAKKDQLPSSLVKQIERERSRAFQRVSSAR, from the coding sequence ATGCGTAAAAAATGGTTTTTAGCTGTACAACACGCGTTCGCTGCTTTGGCTAGCACAACATTAGTGACACTTAGTTTGGGGTTTAATCCAACTCTAGCTCAAGATCCGTTCCGTGCTACTAACCCACGTCAAATTGGCGACAACACAGAAGCAGCATTTAGAGCCATATTCGAGCAGGGTAATTATCAAGCCGCTGCAAATTATCTTAATCAAGCTGAGGCTAGCGAACCGAATGAACCTTTAGCTTATGCGATGAGAGCTTCACTAGCATATACATTGAACGATGATATTAACGCATTCAGTAACTATGGCAAGCAAACTTTAGAAACTGGAAGGCAGTTGATCAGTCAAGATCCTCTGCGAGGTAATTTATATGCTGCTGTCGGTCATTTTTTGCAAGGTGCAGCCGCTTTAGCACAGGAGGGAACTGTTCGCGGTACACCACGAGCATTATCAGAATTAAGACAAGTTTACTCTTATTTAGATCAAGCAGAAGCCGTTGCCCCTAATGACCCAGAACTGAATCTATTACGGGGCTATATGGATTTGATGCTAGCAGTCAATCTGCCATTTTCTAGCCCACAACAAGCCATTGATCGACTGGTAAAATTTGCAGGTCCTCGGTATTTAGCAGATCGTGGTTTGGCTATTGGCTACCGCGATTTGGATCAGTATACCCAAGCTTTAACTTATGTAGAGCGAGCTTTACAAGCAACTCCTGAGAATCCTGAATTGTATTATCTCAAAGCTCAAATTCTTGCCGAACAGGGCAATAAGCAAAATAATCCCTCCGCAATCAAAGCCGCAGTGGAAAATTTTGATCGCTCGCTTGCTAAGAAAGATCAACTGCCATCTAGTTTAGTTAAACAAATTGAACGCGAACGCAGTAGGGCATTTCAGCGTGTCAGCAGTGCTAGATAA
- a CDS encoding ribose-phosphate pyrophosphokinase encodes MKVLRGSAVLSSATLTLQSAPTAVADNNRLRLFSGSANVPFSQEVARYLGMELGPMIRKRFADGELYIQIQESIRGCDVYLIQPTCHPVNDNLMELLIMIDACRRASARQITAVIPYYGYARADRKTAGRESITAKLVANLITQAGANRIVAMDLHSAQIQGYFDIPFDHVYGSPVLINYLASKQLADLVVVSPDVGGVARARAFAKKLDDAPLAIIDKRRQAHNVAEVLNVIGDVEGKTAVLVDDMIDTGGTITEGAKLLREQGARQVYACATHAVFSPPAVERLSSGIFEEVIVTNTIPVPEDYRFAQLTVLSVANLIGETIWRVHEDSSVSSMFR; translated from the coding sequence ATGAAGGTGCTCCGAGGGTCTGCCGTGCTCAGTTCTGCAACTTTGACACTTCAGTCAGCTCCTACTGCGGTTGCTGATAATAACCGTCTGCGTCTATTTTCTGGCTCTGCTAATGTACCGTTCTCCCAAGAAGTTGCTCGTTATTTGGGCATGGAACTGGGACCGATGATTAGAAAGCGCTTCGCAGATGGTGAACTTTACATTCAAATTCAAGAATCAATTCGCGGTTGCGATGTTTATCTCATTCAGCCGACTTGCCATCCCGTTAATGATAATCTGATGGAATTGCTGATTATGATCGATGCCTGTCGTCGGGCTTCGGCGCGGCAGATTACAGCAGTGATTCCCTACTATGGTTACGCGAGGGCTGATCGCAAAACGGCAGGGCGCGAGTCGATTACAGCTAAGTTGGTGGCTAACTTGATTACTCAAGCAGGCGCTAATCGCATTGTAGCGATGGATTTGCACTCCGCGCAAATTCAAGGTTACTTTGATATTCCCTTCGACCATGTTTATGGTTCTCCAGTTTTGATTAATTATTTAGCTAGTAAGCAGCTTGCTGACTTGGTGGTCGTTTCGCCTGATGTCGGAGGTGTTGCTAGAGCAAGAGCATTTGCGAAAAAGCTAGATGATGCACCGCTTGCAATTATCGATAAACGGCGTCAAGCACACAATGTCGCTGAAGTCCTCAATGTCATTGGTGATGTTGAAGGCAAAACTGCGGTACTGGTAGACGATATGATTGATACTGGCGGTACGATTACAGAAGGCGCCAAGTTATTGCGCGAACAGGGAGCGCGTCAGGTTTATGCTTGTGCAACGCATGCCGTGTTTTCACCACCAGCAGTGGAACGTTTATCGAGTGGGATATTTGAGGAAGTGATTGTTACTAATACGATTCCTGTCCCTGAAGATTATCGTTTTGCACAATTAACAGTACTCTCAGTGGCAAATCTCATCGGTGAGACTATCTGGCGCGTTCACGAAGATAGTTCAGTAAGTAGTATGTTTCGTTAG
- a CDS encoding energy-coupling factor ABC transporter ATP-binding protein, with translation MLYLKNLIYHPPASPTAILKSINLQLAPQTLGLIIGRSGSGKSTLLEILSGLVEATTGQISWRDQELTTDYLQQLAGLVFQFPERHFCGGTILEELRLGHPEIGSERVRQALQEVGLEHLSLHAAPHALSGGQQRRLALAVQLIRQPHLLLLDEPTAGLDWSMRRQLVNLLAKLKQHWTLLVVTHDASDLVSIADSCWTLNHGVLEAVPDPALLEAKAQGAIAINKISVDKIEEASEAG, from the coding sequence ATGCTCTACCTCAAAAATCTTATCTATCATCCTCCAGCAAGTCCCACTGCTATTCTCAAGTCAATTAATCTACAGTTAGCGCCCCAAACCTTGGGATTGATTATTGGGCGGAGTGGTTCGGGTAAAAGTACGCTATTAGAAATTTTATCTGGACTTGTTGAAGCAACGACAGGTCAAATCTCTTGGCGAGATCAAGAACTTACTACTGATTACCTACAACAATTAGCGGGCTTGGTTTTTCAATTTCCCGAACGTCATTTTTGTGGTGGTACAATTTTGGAGGAATTGCGCTTAGGACATCCTGAAATAGGCTCAGAACGAGTACGACAAGCTTTGCAAGAAGTTGGATTAGAGCATTTATCTTTACACGCTGCACCTCATGCTTTAAGTGGCGGACAGCAACGCCGTTTAGCATTGGCTGTACAACTGATTCGTCAACCACACTTACTGTTATTAGATGAGCCAACCGCTGGTTTAGACTGGTCAATGCGGCGACAGCTAGTTAATTTGTTGGCAAAACTGAAACAACACTGGACGTTGTTAGTGGTGACTCACGATGCTAGCGATCTAGTGAGTATCGCTGATAGTTGTTGGACGCTGAATCATGGAGTATTGGAAGCTGTACCCGATCCTGCTTTACTCGAAGCAAAAGCGCAAGGTGCGATCGCAATCAATAAAATCTCAGTTGACAAAATTGAGGAAGCTTCAGAAGCAGGATAA
- a CDS encoding glutathione binding-like protein: MIDLYTFTTPNGRKASIMLEEVELPYNVHVIDITKNDQFTPEYVAINPNSKIPAIVDQDTGITVFESGAVLIYLAEKTGKLLPTDQKQRFQVLEWLMLQMGSVGPMFGQLNHFKKFAPEKIPYAIQRYEKETLRLYGVLDKQLASHEFFCGDYSIADIATYPWVAIYDFQGLTLDNHPNLKRWVETMQQRPAVQSGMSVP; this comes from the coding sequence ATGATTGACTTGTATACCTTTACGACACCAAACGGACGCAAAGCTTCAATTATGTTGGAGGAAGTCGAACTTCCTTACAACGTCCATGTAATTGATATTACAAAAAACGATCAATTTACACCGGAATATGTAGCGATTAATCCCAATAGTAAAATTCCCGCAATTGTGGATCAAGACACAGGTATAACAGTTTTTGAATCAGGAGCAGTACTGATTTATCTCGCTGAAAAAACCGGAAAACTGCTACCTACAGATCAAAAACAACGCTTTCAAGTTTTGGAATGGCTCATGCTACAAATGGGAAGTGTTGGACCGATGTTTGGTCAACTTAATCATTTCAAAAAGTTTGCTCCCGAAAAAATTCCTTATGCAATTCAACGCTACGAAAAAGAAACTTTACGACTTTACGGAGTATTAGACAAACAACTGGCAAGTCATGAATTTTTTTGTGGTGACTACTCGATTGCAGATATTGCCACATATCCCTGGGTCGCTATCTATGACTTTCAAGGCTTAACGCTAGACAATCACCCGAATCTCAAACGCTGGGTAGAAACCATGCAACAACGTCCAGCAGTACAAAGTGGGATGTCAGTACCTTAA
- the bioD gene encoding dethiobiotin synthase: MNALLIAGTDTDAGKTVVTTALLAYWRKHFRNLGIMKPIQSGTGDRELYSQLSLNQSITEITPLYFEAPLAPPIAAAKENRDIDLALVWQTLQNLRASRDFVLIEALGGLGSPVTAEFTVADLAAEWRLPTVLVVPVRLGAIAQAVANVALARQARVSLKGIILNCVQARSPQEIEDLTPPELIQSLTNIPVLGCLPYFADPTNLDKLSQAAAALDLDLMLPS; the protein is encoded by the coding sequence GTGAATGCATTACTAATTGCGGGAACTGATACTGATGCAGGAAAAACTGTTGTTACAACAGCGTTGCTTGCTTACTGGCGAAAACATTTTCGCAATTTGGGTATTATGAAGCCGATTCAATCGGGAACAGGCGATCGCGAATTATACTCGCAGCTATCGCTGAATCAATCGATAACAGAAATCACACCACTTTACTTTGAAGCACCGCTAGCACCACCAATCGCCGCCGCTAAGGAAAATCGCGATATCGATTTAGCACTCGTATGGCAAACGTTGCAAAACTTAAGGGCGTCGCGAGATTTTGTTCTAATAGAAGCTTTGGGAGGGTTAGGTTCGCCCGTAACCGCCGAGTTCACTGTTGCAGACTTAGCCGCTGAATGGCGCTTACCGACTGTGCTAGTTGTTCCTGTACGTTTAGGTGCGATCGCCCAAGCAGTAGCAAATGTAGCTTTAGCACGACAAGCTCGCGTTTCACTTAAAGGAATTATACTTAATTGCGTTCAAGCGCGATCGCCACAAGAAATAGAAGATCTAACTCCTCCTGAATTAATTCAATCGCTCACAAATATCCCAGTTCTCGGTTGCTTACCTTATTTTGCTGACCCCACCAACTTGGACAAATTATCACAAGCTGCTGCAGCTTTAGACTTAGATCTCATGTTGCCAAGTTGA
- a CDS encoding M20 family metallopeptidase, whose amino-acid sequence MVSTPSQPLSIDLSRIRSDIQALQPQLVAWRHKLHQRPELGFQEHLTAKFVAEKLQEWGIEHQTEIAKTGIVAVIRGRKKTSSKLPVLAIRADMDALPIQEENEVPYRSQHDGVMHACGHDGHTAIALGTAYYLSQHPDTFSGTVKIIFQPAEEGPGGAKPMIEAGVLKNPDVDAIIGLHLWNNLPIGTVGIRSGALMAAVETFRCTILGKGGHGAMPHQTVDSIVVAAQIVNALQTIVARNVDPIESAVVTVGKLHAGTALNVIADTANMSGTVRYFNPKLEGYFAQRIEQIIAGICQSHGATYELNYSHLYPPVINNPDMAEFVRSQAVRVVETPLGIVPECQTMGGEDMSFFLQQVPGCYFFLGSANLSRNLAYPHHHPRFDFDETALGMGVEIFVRCVENFG is encoded by the coding sequence ATGGTTTCTACTCCTTCACAACCCCTCAGCATTGATTTATCTCGCATTCGCTCAGATATTCAAGCTTTACAGCCGCAATTAGTTGCATGGCGGCACAAGTTACATCAACGCCCAGAACTCGGTTTTCAAGAACACTTGACGGCTAAATTTGTTGCTGAAAAACTGCAAGAATGGGGAATTGAGCATCAAACAGAAATTGCTAAAACGGGAATTGTTGCTGTTATTAGAGGTCGGAAGAAAACTAGCTCAAAATTACCTGTGTTGGCGATTCGGGCGGATATGGATGCATTACCAATTCAGGAAGAAAATGAGGTTCCGTATCGTTCCCAGCATGATGGTGTCATGCACGCTTGCGGACATGATGGACATACCGCGATCGCCCTTGGTACAGCTTACTATCTTTCGCAACACCCTGATACGTTTAGCGGTACTGTAAAAATCATCTTCCAGCCAGCAGAAGAAGGTCCAGGAGGCGCTAAGCCAATGATTGAGGCTGGGGTGCTCAAGAACCCCGATGTTGATGCCATTATTGGTTTACATCTGTGGAATAATTTACCAATAGGTACAGTAGGCATCCGTAGCGGTGCATTGATGGCAGCCGTAGAGACTTTTCGCTGCACAATCTTGGGTAAAGGCGGACACGGTGCAATGCCACATCAGACTGTTGATTCTATAGTAGTAGCTGCCCAAATTGTCAATGCATTGCAAACAATCGTAGCACGAAATGTCGATCCAATCGAATCAGCCGTCGTGACTGTCGGTAAACTTCATGCAGGAACAGCACTCAATGTGATTGCGGATACAGCAAACATGAGTGGGACAGTACGATATTTTAACCCGAAGTTAGAGGGATATTTTGCTCAACGCATCGAGCAAATTATTGCGGGAATTTGTCAAAGTCATGGCGCAACGTATGAATTAAATTACTCGCACCTGTATCCCCCAGTAATTAATAATCCTGACATGGCAGAATTTGTGCGATCGCAAGCTGTCAGAGTTGTGGAAACGCCTTTAGGAATTGTCCCTGAGTGTCAAACGATGGGCGGCGAAGATATGTCATTCTTTTTGCAGCAAGTTCCTGGGTGCTATTTCTTTTTAGGTTCGGCAAATTTAAGTCGAAATTTAGCGTATCCTCACCATCATCCCCGTTTTGATTTTGATGAAACGGCGTTGGGTATGGGCGTAGAAATTTTTGTGCGTTGTGTGGAGAATTTTGGTTAA
- a CDS encoding DUF3531 family protein — MQVQFREFDPFDVWIWLEFATVPSEMEKRYVEEVFNSWFYLGKLGAFNAENLQVQEQGLDLSYMHYDEQTADNSLMALMHNMGEFEYEGTWGRCWFDIGTSDAIALDILINALKQLSKEYVNIATLFIGGENEDWTVEDSDRSGFIYDGSNN, encoded by the coding sequence ATGCAGGTACAGTTCCGTGAGTTCGATCCTTTTGATGTATGGATTTGGTTAGAGTTTGCTACCGTTCCTTCAGAAATGGAGAAACGATATGTCGAAGAAGTGTTTAACTCTTGGTTCTATTTAGGTAAACTTGGAGCATTCAACGCGGAAAACCTGCAAGTGCAGGAACAAGGACTCGATCTCAGCTATATGCATTACGACGAGCAGACGGCTGATAACAGTTTGATGGCACTGATGCATAATATGGGAGAATTTGAATATGAAGGAACATGGGGACGTTGCTGGTTTGACATAGGGACGAGTGATGCGATCGCCCTTGATATTCTCATCAATGCCTTAAAGCAGCTGAGCAAGGAATATGTTAATATTGCCACTTTATTCATTGGTGGTGAAAACGAAGACTGGACAGTAGAAGATAGCGATCGTTCTGGTTTTATCTACGACGGTAGTAACAACTAA